A genomic window from Candidatus Acidiferrales bacterium includes:
- a CDS encoding energy transducer TonB, with product MAPLQRDNPTYPDSPRGLKKLIKDILAATRPNQTEALRAYLNSMLIPDHQSWFDTVFGEEDGAKLAASYAARRAGIPSYLEQQFASAVQEKMTNIVVRRLEEACDPNADEFQYPVLAARQKQQPFYEASLMREQYGSPLGFFAYIDGRFRYLGNLRIPESPAPTIGAAAETRPTDTHRPQPIDVAAKVQAARLIHQVAPEYPRRAKMAALRGTVRMVAIIGRHGTIRNLRVMQGHCWLAEAAVKAVKQWRYSPTMFGGQPVEVITTIDVVFTLDIRP from the coding sequence ACGCGACAATCCAACCTATCCGGACTCCCCGCGCGGCCTCAAGAAGCTCATCAAAGACATCCTTGCTGCGACGAGGCCAAATCAAACCGAGGCGCTTAGGGCCTACCTGAACTCAATGCTTATCCCCGACCACCAATCATGGTTCGACACGGTCTTTGGCGAGGAGGACGGCGCAAAGCTCGCGGCCTCCTACGCAGCCCGCCGGGCTGGAATTCCGTCGTACCTGGAGCAGCAATTCGCCTCGGCGGTACAGGAGAAAATGACCAACATCGTCGTACGACGCTTGGAAGAGGCATGCGACCCTAATGCGGACGAGTTCCAATACCCTGTCCTGGCCGCTCGACAGAAGCAGCAACCTTTCTACGAAGCTTCCCTGATGCGCGAGCAATACGGTAGTCCGCTAGGGTTTTTCGCCTATATTGACGGCAGATTTCGGTACCTCGGGAATCTCCGTATCCCAGAGTCTCCCGCGCCGACGATCGGGGCCGCTGCCGAGACGCGTCCAACCGACACTCATCGACCTCAACCGATCGATGTGGCTGCCAAGGTGCAAGCCGCCAGACTGATTCACCAAGTCGCACCAGAGTATCCGCGAAGGGCGAAGATGGCTGCTCTCCGAGGCACAGTTCGGATGGTCGCCATCATCGGCCGCCATGGTACGATTCGAAACCTGCGCGTGATGCAAGGCCACTGCTGGCTGGCAGAAGCAGCCGTGAAGGCCGTGAAGCAGTGGCGCTATTCGCCCACGATGTTCGGAGGCCAGCCAGTAGAAG